The following proteins are co-located in the Amblyraja radiata isolate CabotCenter1 chromosome 8, sAmbRad1.1.pri, whole genome shotgun sequence genome:
- the mrpl4 gene encoding 39S ribosomal protein L4, mitochondrial — protein sequence MLMAALLRVCRPGCARDIGSRLVSVLSGGNELPANLLLQTNIIKKERKGPAPIDAGQPVLRKCEIAIPSHLKPRQAWLESLQEFDEKLGVIELHPDVFAVPPRIDILHEVAIWQKNFKRISHARVKTRAEVRGGGRKPWKQKGSGRARQGSIRSPVWRGGGISHGPRGPTSYYYMLPMKVRVMGLKVALTMKFAQDYLHIIDSLEMPSPDPEYLRDLALHRDWGDSVLIVDANEDMPENILEATKNSKTITVIPVLGLNVHSMLKHETLVLTLDAVNLLEKKLLWHDTRFSPLYPFKLPYRDFP from the exons ATGCTGATGGCCGCGTTGCTGCGCGTCTGCCGCCCGGGCTGTGCTCGGGATATCGGGTCGAGG TTGGTGTCCGTTCTATCAGGAGGAAATGAGTTGCCAGCAAATCTCCTGCTCCAAACAAACATAATTAAGAAAGAAAGGAAAG GACCCGCCCCAATTGATGCTGGACAGCCTGTCTTGAGAAAGTGTGAGATTGCTATTCCTTCACATCTCAAGCCCAGACAAGCTTGGCTGGAGTCTCTACAGGAGTTTGATGAGAAATTGGGTGTCATTGAATTACATCCTGATGTCTTTGCAGTCCCTCCAAG AATTGATATTCTACACGAAGTTGCAATTTGGCAGAAAAACTTTAAAAGAATA AGTCATGCCAGAGTGAAGACTCGAGCTGAAGTAAGAGGAGGAGGCAGAAAGCCCTGGAAACAGAAAGGAAGTGGTAGGGCTCGGCAAGGAAGTATCCGATCACCAGTATGGAGAGGAG GCGGTATTTCCCATGGTCCTCGAGGACCAACAAGCTACTATTATATGTTGCCCATGAAAGTTCGTGTAATGGGTCTGAAAGTAGCTCTCACCATGAAGTTTGCTCAG GATTACCTTCATATTATTGATTCCTTGGAGATGCCCAGTCCAGACCCTGAATATCTTCGTGACCTGGCATTACATAGGGACTGGGGAGACTCTGTTCTTATTGTTGATGC TAATGAAGACATGCCAGAAAATATATTGGAGGCAACAAAAAATTCCAAAACAATAACAGTGATTCCTGTTTTAG GGCTGAATGTGCATAGCATGCTGAAACATGAGACCCTGGTTCTTACGTTGGATGCAGTCAATCTTCTAGAGAAAAAACTCTTGTGGCATGATACCAGATTCTCCCCCCTTTATCCATTCAAACTACCTTATAGAGACTTTCCTTAA